GGGCAAACAGGGCGCGAACAAACTCAAAACCGGTGGGCGCTATCAAAGCCGCGGCATCGTCGGCGCGCAATCCCTGCTTGTGCAATTGCTCCGCAAGCAGTATGGCCTCGGACAGCAATTGGGCAAAACTTTTGCGCACCACGCTGCCATCGCGCCCGAAAAGACGTACGCCATAGTCGCTGTCGGCGGCGCGGCGCAACGCCTGGATCAGATTCATACTGTTTCGCCTTCGCGCAAGCGCTGTAGCAAAAGCTGCAGCACATCATCCACGGTGCGCGGCGCTTGATCCGGCGTTTCACCCAGACGGATACGATAGCTATTTTCGAGTTCCACCGCCAGGGTCAAAAGGCCGACGGAGTCCAATCCCAGGTCCTCGGCCAGACGGCTCTCCGGAAGCGCCGTTTTCTGTACGGCGCAATGTTCGCGCAACACCTGACGCACGCGCTCCAGCAGCTCTTCCGTCGATGGTTGACCCATGCTTTGCTCAACGACCGTGAAGCGCGCGCACTTCTGCTGGAATGCGCACCGCCATCAAGGCCGCATTCAGCACGCTGAATACCACGGCCGTCATCCAGCCGCCGTAGATCAGCGGCGCTCCCGCCAGCTCCAGGGCTACGCCAACGTAGTTTGGATGTCTCAAGTATTTGTAAATCCCGTGGCTGACCGGCGCATGGTCCGGCAGAGAGTAGATGCGCACCGACCAGCGCGAACCGAGCGTGCGAATAGCGGCCGCGCGCAAGAGCTGACCGGCAAGCAGCAGTACGGCGCCAATGACAGTCAATGGCAAGGTCGGCGTTGCGAAAAAGGACTCCAGCGCCATACTGGGAAACCACAATATGTGCATGGCCTGCATCCAGCGAAAATGCTGGCTGCCATACTCGCGCCCGCCGCGCAGACGCATCCAGGCCTCGTTGTCTCGCGATAGCCGCAGTTCAGCAATGCGCTGCTCGGCCAGCGCCAGGATCAAAACCAGAAAAGCAAATTGCGATAGATGCATCCCTACCCCTCAGAAACGAATCAGCACCGCCTCGGCGCAAAAGGCCGGCCCCATGGCTACCAGCACCCCGTAGCTGCCGCGGGGCGGGCGCTTGCGCTCCAGACTCTCCTTTAATATGAAGAGTACGGAAGCCGAGGAAAGATTGCCGACTTCGGCCAGACTCTGTCTGGAAAGCTCCAGCGCGTCCTCCGGCAGGTCCAGCGCTTCTGCCATGGCCGAAATAACTTTCGGCCCGCCGGGATGGGCGATCCACAGAGCGATGTCCTTGAGTTTCAGCCCGTGATCTGCCAGGAAGTCCTCAATACCGGGCCGCAGGTGTGCGGCTGCAAAACTGGCGACCTCCGAGGAGAGAACGATCTTAAAGCCGGTATCAACCACGTCCCAGCCCATCACCCGCTCCGAATCCGGAAAGAAGATGGCTCGTGAATCGATGGTCTCCGGCATCTCCGGGCGCACTGCCGGATGATCCTCGCCCAGCATCAATACTGAGGCCGCACCGTCGCCAAACAGTCCGCTGGAAACAATATTGGCGATGGACAGATCTTCGCGCTGCAAAGTCAAAGAGCAGAGTTCCACTGAAAGTAACATGCCGGCCTCGTCGCTGTGGTTCAAGTAGTCGTGCAGACGTGCAATGCCGGCGGCGCCGGCCAGACAGCCGAGGCCAAAAACGGGCGTACGTTTCATGTGCCGCGGGAAAGGCATGCGATTCATTAAACGCGCTTCAATGGAAGGCACAGCCAGGCCGGTGATAGTTGTGGAAATAAAATGATCGATTTCCAGCGCCGGCAGCTGCGCCTGCTGCAGCGCGGCGCGCGCGACGCGCTCGCCTATTTCCAGAGCGGCAGTCGTCCACGCGGCGTTGGTCTTGCCCAGACCCTGCAGCTGGCGATACTCTTCCAGCGGCAGTGACAGACAGCGACCGCCGACCAGCACGTTACGATGAAACTGCTCGATTCGATCAAGATTGAAGTGCCGTTCGGACCACAGATCGCGAAAGGCGGCAATCAATTCGTCCTGACTGTAACGATGGGGAGGGAGTGCCGAAGCAACGGCGGCGATTCTGGGCATGGGAATAGGCGCTCTGGCAGCAAGTTAGGCATATGCATTGCGCCCGTCGATGATATTCCCGGGCGCAGACTCAGGCAATGCCCAATACGGCTGTAAGTTGTTGTAAATCGGGCCAGTCTCTCGCAAGATTCACAGTCAGCGTTGTCTTGCCGACTCCGCCCTTGAAGTTGATCACTGCGATCTGCCGAGCCATCGTTAGCGCTGCGATGACGAAAAACGGGCGCGCGCCCAGAAACGTCAATTCTCTTAGAATTTACAGAAGGTCGCGGCTGCTGCACAAAGTCGCTGCTACGCCGACGTGTCCGCTGCGCGACACTGTATCCGCAGCGCGACACTACAATCCTGTCCCCCGATTGGTCTGGCTTTTCCGCCTTGCCCGAAGCCTGCGGGGACAATATCGTGCCCGCCATGTGCGGCATCGTCGCTTATATCGGTTCTAAGTCAGTCAATTCCGTTCTGCTGGTGGGGCTGACGCGTCTTGAATATCGCGGCTACGACTCCGCGGGCGTGGCAGTACTGGACAACGGCGAATTGCAGGTGCGCAAAGAGCGCGGCAAGATCAAGGACCTGGAAGCGCTGCTCCAGGCCCATCCGGTAGAGGGCGTGGCCGGCATTGGCCACACGCGCTGGGCCACGCATGGCGAGCCCAATCGCGCCAACGCCCACCCGCATACCGATACCAGCGGCCATCTGGCCGTCGTCCACAATGGGATCATTGAAAATCACTACGAACTGCGCCAGGAATTGATCCGCGAAGGTCACCTGTTTCACTCCGAAACGGACACGGAAGTGATTCCGCACCTGATTGAACAGGAGATGCGCGCCGGCGCTACGATTGAGGAGGCGCTCTTTCGTACGATGCAGCGTCTGCACGGCCGCTATGCCTTTGTCATGCTCTACGACGGAGCGCCCGATCGCATCTTCTTTGCTCGCGATGGCTCGCCGTTAATATTTGGACATGGACGCAACGAAACCTTTCTGGCCAGCGACGTGCCCGCCATCGTACCCCTGGCCCGCGAGCACTACGTTTTCGAAAACGGCGAGTGGGGCTGGATCACGCAGGACCATCTTCATGTAATGAATGGCGATCGCCAGCCGCGCCACGTGGATCTCAAGAAAATCGAAATCACAGTCAATGACCTCGATCGCGGCGGCTACGAGCATTTTATGCTCAAAGAAATTATGGAACAGCCAGGCATGTTGCGCCGGGTGATCCAGGAGCGTTGCAATGACGCCGGTCGAATTCTCTTTCCGGAAGCCACGCTGGCCAATGACTTCCTGATTCGCCTTTCCAAGATCATGATCACCAGCGCCGGCACATCATGGCACGCCGGGCTGGTCGGCAAGATGTACCTGGAACGCCTGACCAAGATCACTACCGAAGTCGATATCAGTTCCGAGTTCCGCTATCGCAATCCAATCGCCGAGGGGGATACCCAGGTACTGGCAATTTCCCAGAGCGGCGAGACGGCGGACACCATTGCCGGCATCTACGAGGCCAAATCCAAATTTCTAAAAGTATTGTCCTTCGTGAACAACGCCAACAGCACCATCGCCCGCGAATCGGACTCTTTCATTCAGCTGATGGCCGGGCCGGAGATTGGCGTCGCCTCGACCAAGGCTTATACCGCGCAGTTGATGCACCTCCTGCTCTACGCCATTTACATCAGCGGCGTGAAGTGGATGCTCGATCGCAGCGATCGCATGGCCCTGATCGAAGAGATTCGCTCGCTGCCGGACAAGATGGATCGAATCCTGGAGCGCGCCGACGAGATCAAACAGTGGGCCTCCGATTTTCGCGAAACGCGCGACTTCATTTTCCTGGGACGCTCCTGGAACTATCCGACAGCCCTCGAAGGCGCGCTCAAATTGAAAGAAATCTCCTATATCCATGCCTCCGGCTACGCCGGCGGCGAATTCAAGCACGGTCCGATAGCATTGATCACGGAAGAAGTGCCGGTGGTCTGTATTGCGCCAAAGAGCGACATCTTTGACAAGATGATCTCGAACATCGAAGAAGTCAAGGCGCGCAAGGGCAAGATCATATCAATCTACACCGAAGGCGACGAGAAGACGCCGAAGCTCAGCGACTACTCTTTTGCGATTCCCGAATGTTCCGAGCTGCTCTCGCCCTTGCTTGCCGTTGTTCCGCTGCAGCTGCTGGCTTATTATGTGGCTGTCGATCGCGGTTGCGAGCCGGACCAGCCGCGCAACCTGGCAAAATCAGTAACCGTGGAGTAAGCTATGAGCATCGTTCTGTTGCTCGACGGCGATGAAGCCATCGCCCGTCCGCTGACCCGCATGCGGTCGCGATTTTCGTTGCGCGACGGGATCTATTCGCCCTTGCAGCGCTTGCGCCGCAAGCACCAGAACGCTCAGTTTTTCTACTACCACCCGGATGCCGCTCACGAAAGTTCGATTGCGCGCCTTGAGGGTCTGGAGCCAGCGCGCGTACTGCTTGGCGCCGAGGCCAATAGCATCGCCGCTGCCGAAATTCTGGCCACGCAGCGCGGCGCAGCGGCGATTCCCGCGGCGCCCTTGCTCGATGCACTGGACGCTATCGGACCGCGCCTGCAGAAGGATTTGGATCTCTGGGGCCAGCTTAGCGGCGCCCTGCGATCTCCCGCCGAGCTCAAGGCCCTCGGCGTGCAGTTGATCGGCGATCTCGATCGACTCTATGTACATGCGAACGTTCAGTTGACGCCAGGCATCGTAATCGACCTTCGATCCGGGCCGGTAATCCTGGACGACAATGTCAGCATCAGCGCCTTCAGCTATCTGGAGGGACCGCTCTACGCCGGGCCCGGGGCTTACATTGACAATGCACGAATCACCGGCGGAGTTATCATTGGCGCCAAATGCCGCGTTGGCGGCGAGATCGAGAATTCCATCTTTGGCGACTTCAGCAACAAACACCACGAAGGCTTTGTTGGCCACAGCTGGCTGGGCGCCTGGGTAAACCTCGGCGCGCTGAGCACTACGTCCGATCTCAAGAACAACTACGGCGAAATTCGCCCGCTACAACCGCCCTCGGCGGCCGAGCTGGAGCGCGGACAGCGATCGGCGGGAGCGCCGTGGAGCAGCGGTCGGATCAAGCTTGGCGCCATCATCGGCGATTGCGTCAAGACAGCGATCGGCACCATGATCCCCAGCGGGGCCCTGATTGACGCCGGCGCCAATGTCTTTGGCGGTCCGGCGCCGCGTTACACGCCGCCCTTTGCCTGGGGACCGGGCGGGGAACGCTACCGCGCCGACCGTTTCTTTGCCGATTGCGAGCGCATTTTCGCCAGGCGTCAGCAGAGCCCGCATTCCGAGCTCTTTGCCCTGGCCGCTCGATTCACGCGCTGAATTCGCTTGCCCGCGGCAATGCAGCGCGAAGCCTGTGTTTTCCTCCGGCTATGACAGCGCGCAAAAAAGAACCTGGCTTTGAAGAGGCCCTCGATCAGCTGGAAGAAATTACACGGCAGCTGGAAGGCGGGCAGCTGACGCTGGATGAATCCATTCAGGCCTTCGAACGCGGCATGGAATTGCGCAAGCTCTGCCTGGAGATGCTGCAAAAGGCGGAGAAGAAGCTGGAATATCTGGAGCGTCAGGCCGACGGGGCCCTCGCCCGCAAGCCAATCGATAGTCCCGAGGACGCGGCGCGCAGTGCGGTAAGTCAGTCGCGTCTGTTTCAGGAATAGTCCGCCTTGGTCGCAGTCGGCGATCGCCTTACGTTGCGCATCGAAAAGTGGGTTCAGAACGGCTATTGCCTGGCGCACGAACCGAATGGCCGGCCCGTCTTTGTTCATGGCGCGCTGCCGGGAGAAACAGTTGAACTCCGCATACAAAAAGCTGTAGAGTCACATAGTTTTGCGACGACCGAGCGCATCGTTGAATCCGCGCCCGAAAGACAGGACCCCTCCTGTTCGCTCTTTCCGCGTTGTGGCGGATGCTCCTTTCGCCATCTGGAGCGCGAAGCGGAGCTGCAGCTCAAGCGAACGCTGCTCGATGAATTTGACGCCCTTGCCACCTGCTTTGCCGAGGCTGCGCCGCGGGCCTTCGCCGGTCCGCCCGATGGCTATCGCAATCATCTGCAATTGCACGGCGGACCGAACGGCCCCGGTTACTTTGAGCCCTTCAGCAATCGAAGCCTGCCTCTGCCGCCAGAGGGCTGCGCCCTGGCTCCGCCGCAGCTGCTGGACTGGATTGCAACACACCCCGGCGAAGGCAAGAAACTGGTCTATCGCCTGCACCAGGACCAGGCGCACGGACCGCTGCAGGCTGAAGATCCGCCCCTGCAAGAGATCATCGCCCTCGACGACGATCATTCCTTCAGCATTGAGTTTGGCCCGCTTGGCTTTTTCCAGGTGAATCGTTATCTGATTCCGGCCTGGCTGCAGGAGCTGCGTCGTCTGGTTCCCCCGGGGCAGCCGACCAGCTGCGAACTGTACTGTGGCGCTGGCTTAATTGCCTGCGCCCTGCGCGATTTACTTGGAGAGTACGAAGGATTTGAAATCTCCAGCGAGGCGCTGCACTACGCGCGACGTAACTTCAAACGTCTGGGGCTTTCGGGCAAATTCTACGCGCAAGATCTGGATCGTCAGCCGGCGCCCCTGGGGGGCGCGCCGCGTCTGCTGCTGGTCAATCCGCCGCGCGCGGGAATTGGTCGAGCGCAAATGGATGTCATACTTCAAAGACGACCGAAACGCTTGATCTATTCCTCCTGCAATCCGGCCAGCCTCAACCGCGATCTGCGCCGATTGCGCCAGGCAGGCTACCGCGCCAGCGGCAGCGCCTGGTTTGATTTTTTTCCACGCACGCCGCATGTAGAAACACTGCTGGCCCTGGATATTCCTTCTTGATTCCGAGCTGCCGTCGTCACATACCGCTTGCCATGATTCTCGCCCCACAGCCTGGCCGGCGCCAGAGGCAAGAACGGAAGCTGCGGATGTTCAGCCTGCTGCTGCCAGCGGCGCTGCTGGCCGGCGCCTGTACGCCTTCTGCCGAATTGCAGCGCATGGGCGTGGCCTACAACTTCCTGGACGAAGGATTCCTCGATCGTCACACCTTGCAAACGCTGGGGCGCTCGCAAATGGAAAGCAGCGGCGGCGGACTGGACGCGGACCGCTCGCGCTGCCTGACGCGGGCCCTGGATGAGGCCAGGTTGCGCGCTGTGCGCGCTATGCTGCATTTGCGCGACTCCATTCCGCCGCTGGCCACGGACAGCAGCTACAACCAGAGCGCCTTTGAATCCGACTACCCGCGCCGCTTTCCGGAGGCCGAACTGCGCCGGGCGCAGAGCGAATTTGCCGCTCTGCTGGAGCGCGGCTACATTGCTTTACAGGACGCCCGCTCGCAAGATTCCTGCAAATTGGCCTTCCGCATCGTTGGCGAAGATCTGCCCCGAGAGATTCGGGCCACGCCCGGTCGGCAGCGCCAGCATCGCGATCAACCATGGAACCGAGAGCAGCAACGGCCGATCCCCGGCCAGCTCAATGCGCCAGCCGCGCCGCAAGGCGGCGCAAGCTACTGAAGTTTGGCCTGCCGCTTGCCCTGGCGTTGATCTCACTGTCTTTAGGCGCCTGCTTGTTCGGACAGCCGGAGTATCCGCCGCTGGCCTCCGAATTCCGCCGTGATGGAATGGTTTCCAGCAATACCTATCAGGTGCATATTTCCGTCTTTGCCGAAGATGAAGAGTCCGCATTGCAGCGCGGCGCCGCGCTGGCGCGCAGCAAAGCGATGAACCTGCTCCTGCAGGAACCGATGATCAGCGCCCGCATCAGCGACTACGGACGTCAGGAAATACGGCGTCTGGTGGATGCGGCTCGCGTTGTACGCGTTCACCAGGAATCGGCTGATTCCTGGATTGTCGTTTTACAGGTTTCCAGACGCGGACTTCGCGACTACTTACAGAAACTATATTAAACTTCAGGAAATTCCAAAATGACGTCGCCTCGCATTCGCACACGTTTTGCCCCCTCGCCCACCGGTTATCTGCACATTGGCGGCGCGCGCACTGCGCTGTTCAACTTTCTCTATGCGCGCTCGCAGGGCGGCGACTTCATCATTCGCATTGAGGATACCGATCAAGAACGCAGTACGCCGGAATCAGAAAAAACCATCATGGAATCGCTCTCCTGGCTGGGCATCGTCGAGGATGAGGGCCCGATCAAAGGCGGTCCCTATGCGCCTTACCGTCAATCGGAGCGGCTGGATACCTACCAGCGCTACGTCGACCAATTGCGCAAGAAGGGCCAGGCCTATCCCTGCTTTTGCAGCGACGAGGAGCTGGGCGAGAAACAGGAAAAAGCAAAGTTTCTGGGCCTGCCTTATGTATACGACGGCAAATGCCGCAGCCTGAGCGACGAAGAGATCGAACGTAGAGCGGCGGCCGGCGAACTGTATGCCATTCGCTTTCGCGTTGAGCCGCGCGAGATTTCCGTCGATGACGCAGTACAGGGCAAGGTGAAGTTTGACTCGCGCCTGATTGGCGACTTCATCATTGTAAAATCTGACGGCTTTCCCTCTTACAACTTTGCAGTGGTGGTCGATGACCACGAGATGAAAATCACCCACGTGATTCGCGGGGTGGGCCACCTTTCCAATACGCCGCGCCAGATCATGATTCACGAGGCGCTGGATCTGCCGCTGCCATCCTATTCGCACATTAGCGAGATTGTTGGCACAGATAAGAAAAAGCTCTCCAAGCGTCGCGGCGCCGCTTCCGTATTGTTCTTTCGCGACCTGGGTTACCTTTCCGAGGCGCTCACCAACTATATGGCCCTGCTGGGCTGGTATCCGCGCGACGGAGTGGAATACATGCCCGAGGGCGAACTGGCGCGCAAATTCGATGTCGCCCAGTGTTCCAAGAGCCCGGCGATGTTCGACTTCTTCCTTACCGAAAACGCCAGCGAGGACCTGGACCCGGCATCCCTGCCGCGCGAGGAATTGCACAAGTACATCAATCGCAAGTCCAAGTTGAACTGGCTGAACAATCGCTATTTGCGCGAAACGCCCGTCGATAAGATCTGGCCGCTGGTTCTGGCCTTCTGCCAGAAGGACGTTTTTGCGGCCGCCGTGGCGGCGGCGACGCCGGATAAACTGCGGCAGAGTTTCGAATCGGTGCGCGTCTATCTGGACACGCTGGACGAGTTGCCGGCATACGTGCGCGAACTGTTTAAAGACAACGCGGAAATCGCCGACGGCGTCGCGCGCGCTGTCCTCGATGAGCCGCTGGCGCTGGAGGCCGTGCAGGCTTTCGTGGCCGTGATTGGCGAAAGCAAACCGACCACGCCCGATGGCTTTTCGGCGGCGATGAAGGAGGCCGGCAAGCGCAGCGGCGCCAAAGGCCGCGGACTGTTCATGCCCATTCGCGTGGCCAGCACCGCCTCCATGCAGGGGCTGGAACTGCCGACGCTCTTCTCGATCCTGGGCGCCGAAGCGGTGGCTGAACGTATCCGGCGCGTTCTCAATGCTGCGGGCCTTGCCTTTTCTGGTTGAAAGCTGGCTGACAATCGGCCGCTCTGGAAAGGGTTGAACTATGCCGCAGTCGGTTTCCAAAGCTGAGATCATCGCCAGCGTCAAGAATGCCGGCGTAGGCTACCATCTGGTAACGGCAATGCAGGATCTGTCGCGGCAGGCGGCGGAGGGCGACAGCGTAGCGCTAGATGCGCTGGGCGAAATGCTTGAGGAGTGTCGCGATACCAAATTCTGGATTCGCAACAGCCGCTACTGTTCGGCGGTAGTCCATGCCGTGGCCCACGTTGGGGCCATGCGTTCCATGAAGCTGCTGGTTGACTTTGTGCGCGGTCTTTCTCCGGACGCGCCCTACGGCGTAGTGGAACTGATCTCCAGCATTCTGCCTACCTACCGTCGAATTGTGATGGGTTCGGTGATGCAGCTCCTGGAGGAGGCCCCGGACGGCCCGGCGCGCGCCGTTGGCTTGCAAACTCTATGCAATATGTATCTGGACCATGCCTTGCAGGGCGAACAAATTCGTTTTCTGGAGCAGACGCTGCAGAACTTCGACCGTGATAACTACCTGACCCAGACCGTCGCCGACCTGGTGCGTCTGGAAATGGCCTATCGCGAAGAAGAGGCCGCCGCCGATCTTGAGGCGATGTTGCACGGCTTCTTGATCGAGACCCCTGACCATTCCAATTGAACGTCTTGACTCCCGCCGCGGGCCGGCCGACAAGGGCTGGACGTAAATTGGAAGCATTCTTATTTTGTAACGGGAGACAAAGATGAAGATCAATACCGGAATTGGCGATAGCGACCGCGCCGCAATCAGCGCCGGACTGCGCAAGGTGCTGGCGGATACCTACACGCTATACTTGAAGACTCATAACTATCACTGGAACGTCACCGGGCCGATGTTTGACAGCTTGCATCGCCTGTTCATGGAACAATACACTGAACTCTGGAATGCCGTCGACCTGGTAGCAGAACGCATTCGCTCGCTGGGCGAATTTGCCCCGGGAACCTACGAACAATTTGCAAAGCTGACCAAAATCAAAGAGGAAAGCCAGCCGCCAAAGGCTGCGGAAATGCTGCAGAATCTGGTGGGCGGTCACGAGACGCTCATCGAAACGCTGCGCGAGGCCTTCCCGGCTGCCGAACAGGCCAACGATCAGGCCACCATGGACCTGCTGACGCAGCGCCTGCAGATCCACGAAAAAACGGCCTGGATGCTGCGGACCATGCTGGAATAGATCGCATAGTGCAAGGTCGCTTCAGCCAGACAATCTGGCTGGCGACTACTCCGGCAGCGTCAGCTCATAGAGCCGAAAACGTCCGCTCTTGCCGCGCAGCGGTGCGCTGAAGACCCGTCGCGGCTGGATGACGTCGCGCACCTTCTCCATCACCGACTCGGAAATCAAAATCTGCGCGCCGGCTTTCTTGGTCAGGGACTCAATGCGGCTGGCGGTATTGACTGCGTCGCCGATGGCGGTAAACTCACGTTTGGCCTGATGTCCCAGCGCTCCAACAATCGCTTCGCCATAGTGAATGCCCACGCCAATGTTGAAGGCGACATCAAAGTGCTTGCGCAAATAGACATTCAGCTCGCCCAGCGATTCGACCATACTGACTGCGCTGTTGACCGCCTGGCGACAGATCTCGCGTTCGTCGCCGCCCTCCAGTCCAAATAAGGCCATCAGGCCGTCGCCAATGTACTTGTCGATGACGCCCTGGTTGGCCAGCACCGCCGCACCCATCCGACGAAAGTAGCGATTGAGCATGTGAACAACATCATAGGCCAGATTGCGCTCGGAGAAGCTGGTGAAGTTGCGGATGTCCGAAAAGAGAATGGCCAGCTTCTGTTCCCTGCCGGTGCTGGGGGCCTCCTCGCTGCGCGCCTGCTGCAGATCCTCCTCGTCCATCACCAGGCGGCGAACACGCACCGAACCATGCACCCGGGACTGACAGGCCAGGCGAATGTTCTGCTCGAAGCCCTTGCGCGCCGCCAGTTTTGCTTCCGCTTCGTTGCGCGGCGCCAGGTTTTCGAGGCCCTCCAGAACAATGACACGACAGGTGGAACAG
This genomic stretch from Leptospirales bacterium harbors:
- a CDS encoding acyl carrier protein, yielding MGQPSTEELLERVRQVLREHCAVQKTALPESRLAEDLGLDSVGLLTLAVELENSYRIRLGETPDQAPRTVDDVLQLLLQRLREGETV
- a CDS encoding AAA family ATPase: MARQIAVINFKGGVGKTTLTVNLARDWPDLQQLTAVLGIA
- the glmS gene encoding glutamine--fructose-6-phosphate transaminase (isomerizing), whose protein sequence is MCGIVAYIGSKSVNSVLLVGLTRLEYRGYDSAGVAVLDNGELQVRKERGKIKDLEALLQAHPVEGVAGIGHTRWATHGEPNRANAHPHTDTSGHLAVVHNGIIENHYELRQELIREGHLFHSETDTEVIPHLIEQEMRAGATIEEALFRTMQRLHGRYAFVMLYDGAPDRIFFARDGSPLIFGHGRNETFLASDVPAIVPLAREHYVFENGEWGWITQDHLHVMNGDRQPRHVDLKKIEITVNDLDRGGYEHFMLKEIMEQPGMLRRVIQERCNDAGRILFPEATLANDFLIRLSKIMITSAGTSWHAGLVGKMYLERLTKITTEVDISSEFRYRNPIAEGDTQVLAISQSGETADTIAGIYEAKSKFLKVLSFVNNANSTIARESDSFIQLMAGPEIGVASTKAYTAQLMHLLLYAIYISGVKWMLDRSDRMALIEEIRSLPDKMDRILERADEIKQWASDFRETRDFIFLGRSWNYPTALEGALKLKEISYIHASGYAGGEFKHGPIALITEEVPVVCIAPKSDIFDKMISNIEEVKARKGKIISIYTEGDEKTPKLSDYSFAIPECSELLSPLLAVVPLQLLAYYVAVDRGCEPDQPRNLAKSVTVE
- a CDS encoding glucose-1-phosphate thymidylyltransferase is translated as MSIVLLLDGDEAIARPLTRMRSRFSLRDGIYSPLQRLRRKHQNAQFFYYHPDAAHESSIARLEGLEPARVLLGAEANSIAAAEILATQRGAAAIPAAPLLDALDAIGPRLQKDLDLWGQLSGALRSPAELKALGVQLIGDLDRLYVHANVQLTPGIVIDLRSGPVILDDNVSISAFSYLEGPLYAGPGAYIDNARITGGVIIGAKCRVGGEIENSIFGDFSNKHHEGFVGHSWLGAWVNLGALSTTSDLKNNYGEIRPLQPPSAAELERGQRSAGAPWSSGRIKLGAIIGDCVKTAIGTMIPSGALIDAGANVFGGPAPRYTPPFAWGPGGERYRADRFFADCERIFARRQQSPHSELFALAARFTR
- a CDS encoding exodeoxyribonuclease VII small subunit gives rise to the protein MTARKKEPGFEEALDQLEEITRQLEGGQLTLDESIQAFERGMELRKLCLEMLQKAEKKLEYLERQADGALARKPIDSPEDAARSAVSQSRLFQE
- a CDS encoding TRAM domain-containing protein — protein: MVAVGDRLTLRIEKWVQNGYCLAHEPNGRPVFVHGALPGETVELRIQKAVESHSFATTERIVESAPERQDPSCSLFPRCGGCSFRHLEREAELQLKRTLLDEFDALATCFAEAAPRAFAGPPDGYRNHLQLHGGPNGPGYFEPFSNRSLPLPPEGCALAPPQLLDWIATHPGEGKKLVYRLHQDQAHGPLQAEDPPLQEIIALDDDHSFSIEFGPLGFFQVNRYLIPAWLQELRRLVPPGQPTSCELYCGAGLIACALRDLLGEYEGFEISSEALHYARRNFKRLGLSGKFYAQDLDRQPAPLGGAPRLLLVNPPRAGIGRAQMDVILQRRPKRLIYSSCNPASLNRDLRRLRQAGYRASGSAWFDFFPRTPHVETLLALDIPS
- the gltX gene encoding glutamate--tRNA ligase; its protein translation is MTSPRIRTRFAPSPTGYLHIGGARTALFNFLYARSQGGDFIIRIEDTDQERSTPESEKTIMESLSWLGIVEDEGPIKGGPYAPYRQSERLDTYQRYVDQLRKKGQAYPCFCSDEELGEKQEKAKFLGLPYVYDGKCRSLSDEEIERRAAAGELYAIRFRVEPREISVDDAVQGKVKFDSRLIGDFIIVKSDGFPSYNFAVVVDDHEMKITHVIRGVGHLSNTPRQIMIHEALDLPLPSYSHISEIVGTDKKKLSKRRGAASVLFFRDLGYLSEALTNYMALLGWYPRDGVEYMPEGELARKFDVAQCSKSPAMFDFFLTENASEDLDPASLPREELHKYINRKSKLNWLNNRYLRETPVDKIWPLVLAFCQKDVFAAAVAAATPDKLRQSFESVRVYLDTLDELPAYVRELFKDNAEIADGVARAVLDEPLALEAVQAFVAVIGESKPTTPDGFSAAMKEAGKRSGAKGRGLFMPIRVASTASMQGLELPTLFSILGAEAVAERIRRVLNAAGLAFSG
- a CDS encoding DNA starvation/stationary phase protection protein; translation: MKINTGIGDSDRAAISAGLRKVLADTYTLYLKTHNYHWNVTGPMFDSLHRLFMEQYTELWNAVDLVAERIRSLGEFAPGTYEQFAKLTKIKEESQPPKAAEMLQNLVGGHETLIETLREAFPAAEQANDQATMDLLTQRLQIHEKTAWMLRTMLE
- a CDS encoding adenylate/guanylate cyclase domain-containing protein; this encodes MRITFEQDLSVQSELADRTLLEHSLEAGIAHAHACGGQARCSTCRVIVLEGLENLAPRNEAEAKLAARKGFEQNIRLACQSRVHGSVRVRRLVMDEEDLQQARSEEAPSTGREQKLAILFSDIRNFTSFSERNLAYDVVHMLNRYFRRMGAAVLANQGVIDKYIGDGLMALFGLEGGDEREICRQAVNSAVSMVESLGELNVYLRKHFDVAFNIGVGIHYGEAIVGALGHQAKREFTAIGDAVNTASRIESLTKKAGAQILISESVMEKVRDVIQPRRVFSAPLRGKSGRFRLYELTLPE